The Perca fluviatilis chromosome 3, GENO_Pfluv_1.0, whole genome shotgun sequence nucleotide sequence GTACAAGTCAACTAATATTAGTCAGATCAATATTAGCTGCCTGGTGGATTCCACTTGTGTGAATAAAACTAATACAAAAGGCACGAAAAAACTTTCagattaaaaaaactgaaatgctATTTTCAAGGAATAAAAAGTTGAAAGGGAGAGAGCAGTACTAACTGAGTTTCTCAGAGCTGCTGGCTCACAATTCATGTCGAATAAACACATAAAATGTGCCAAAGTGAAATATCACTTTAaatgaatagtttgacattttgggaaatatgcttatttgctttcttactGAGACTTAGATgggaagatcaataccactcctATGTCTGTCCGGTAAATATGAAACTGGAGTCAGCAGCCGGTCAGATGGCATAATGCATGCAAATAGGGGGAACAATATAATTCCCTGTTTTATAGAGGGTTATATGCCGGACTATTTCTTGCAGTAATTTCCTAGAGTCtccactggttgcctggcaactgctCTCATGcaagaaatagtccagcacATAACCCCTTGTCAAAAAGCAAATGATTGTTTTTACACTTGTACGGCTCAAACTTACGAGATATAACGGATGAATTAGTGACCTTTAGAGGTGCTAGCAAGCATTGTGTTACCTTTGGACTGAGCCAGGCTGGCTGTTTCCCCCTATTTCCAGTCCTtccatgctaaactaagctaaccggctgctgtctgtagcttcatatttactgaagagtggtatcgatcttctcctCTAACCCAAAAAGCAAACAAGCATATTTCCCCAAAACATCAAACTATTCCTTAGAAGACAGGTAAAAAGGAATAAGTCGCTGCACAAGTATGAGTTGAACACAGACACAAGACTGGTTACATTTTCAATggtaatacagaaaaaaaatagaaagactGTTCTCAATAATACTCATATTTACGGAAACTTCATAGGGCAGCATCACTGCCCATTCACAGACCTATGTCCAATTAGTTTAGGGAAATACTTTGAAACAACACTTATTGACAATAGttatataaaagtcatagtaaagtctGTTCAGGGTATTTACAAAGTGTCCATGCCAGCAGGGCAGGTGTGGTGGGCGGTGTAAGTCCTCTCACGATGTCCTGGTCCGCAGAGAACTCATCCTGAGCACAGTGAGCTCGGCTACATCTGCATCCTCCATCTCCACCTCTTGTTCGCAGCTTTCTCTGATTACATACACTACGAGACCCACACAGATGAAAATGAGCAGGATTATGCCTATAACCTGGGGTACAAAAGAGTAAAGCAACACTTTGTTTAGTAAACATCCACAGGAAATTTGTATTTTTGGTTAACAAAGTGTATAGTTTCCAAAGGCTAATGGCATGCATTCAAGGATACATTCTCTACAGTGCATACTCTGAGGgggaggtgtttttttttgttttttttttaacttttacacTCATCCTACATAATCTTCTGTAATCTAGAAAATGTTCAACTTAcctgagaaaaaacaaacagctgctGTGAGCGGAGCATTAGCTCTTGTGGGGTGACATCTCCCTCACTAATTGGCTCACACCACTTCTGCGGAGCTGCCTTGTCAACTAGTACAAATCTACCCTCCCAGTCTGTCATAGCACAAGCAAAGTATTGGCCATCGAGGAACAACAAAATCAGCCACACGATAGCAGGAACGAAACTGGAGAGGGTAACAGGTTTCCGGCACCACATATCACATCTGCATCCTTGAATGATCAGCATCAAGGTGAAGGCCATGACGGCAGGAATTATGAAGAATGCTGATGAAAATACTCCGTTCCATGTAGGGTTGCAAGGACACTCAAACTCCAGCTCCACCAGCTTCTCTAGTCCCATGAGGATAAAGCCAAAAGCCACATTTGATACCAGAGGACTGTTGCTAAGTTCATTTTTCAGCCTGGTAAGCCATTGTTGTCTACTTTCCATACTAGATTGAGCGAAAAATGAAGACAATCGCTGTAAAAAGCCCAAAAGAGGGTCCACCGTTGTGAACACATTGGCAACAGCTAAGTGATGCGTAATTAACTCATCCAGGGGTAAGTTTTCCCCTCGGGCAAAATGCCACACTtccactctgattggttttgaACAAAGGAGGGTGTGCCGAGTGCTCTGACATTTCTCTAGCCGATTGGTCTGTGCAAGTTTTCAGGTGgggttacattttaaatgtggtCTCCCATGGACAAACTGGAGGGAGGGCTGTAAAGTGGAGGGAAGTTTGTTCTGCAGTTGAGAACAAGACTGGCCCTTTGCAATAGTCCAGCAAAAAAAAGATGCATGGAGGTGTTGGCATTTAACAAGAGGCAAGCCTTTACATTGAATAATCAAGTAACAGACCAACATGCTCattaaaactaaacaaaaggacatctaacacttaaaaatatatttcactAAAGAGAGGTTACTGAATTAATCAAATCAAACCACGAGCCTTTTTATAAATGTATCAAGCGCTCAGGTGTTTTTGGTTCATGTGTTGCAATTGTctgcaattaaaaacaatggaATGTATGCTGACTCTTTTCAGTTTACCTCAACTGGCCACATGAGGTCGCCCATGTAGCAGCACAGACTAAGGATAGAGGGGATTACAGGAGGCCATGTTGAACTTTCAAGGGGATGTGGTACATACAGCTTGAGAACACCCAGGCCACTGATGTGATGACATAATTTATAAACGACCTCAGTGAGCTCAAGAGCATCACCATAATCTCCTCACATTAAAACCTGACAAGACAAAGTATTTAGGCAGTGTGAAACAGGCTTGGAAAGATGtgactggtaaaaaaaaaaaaaattatgtttgggTTGCTTTCAGTTCGTCTGCATAGGCTAACCATTGCAATTGTTTTAAATCTAACTACTCAAATCTTGCCTGTAGAAATATCTGCCATTTGTTCTGCATATAGTTTGTGACAACTCTGACTTGACTACTGGTGATAAACGGGCTGACAATGAATAGTTACATTAATATtgcagtatgttgaaaagagtaaGGGAATCATATAGGGCAGGCTGGTTATTACTGTAGTCGCCGACAGTTTAGTAACTGTATTAGCAGGAACAACATCCTCTGAATGGCAGCTGATGGAAATGGGCACTCGTTAAAAAGATACAAATTGAAGCTTATAAGCGGACATGGAAATGAAGACTGAGGAGGCACATAATAACGGCCTGAGTCcacaaaaacatcaattacaTGCGTTttatgtgtcagtgtgtatgcctgtgtgtaTTTATCCTCGGTCATGAGCGCATAGGGCACGCGCAGCTTTTCGTTGCTGCCGTTGGTGTCCTACCAGCAtctgttcttctttttttttttggaacagACTTATGTTTCTGCTACGTCGGGAATAATTTCTGCGCTATACTTTCATTTTAAATCACCGAACCGTGACCGCGAGAGCGCAAATGCGCATCGGTCTGCGCATCTTTGAATCTTTAGAACTACACTGTGGACAATCTCCCTGACATCCAAAGACCTCTCCTCCGCAATCCGACGAGGCTTCTTCATCGCCTATGGCTGCACATCGGCATCCCTGAGCCGCTGGCCTCGTCCCGGACCTTTCACCCATCGCTGTCCTCAAAAGGTCTTTGCATCAGGAACACATTGCaacaaacatttcatttttttttttttttttttaaatcatcctcGACCTGGTGCTATGCTGGGCCCATCTCTCTAGATCTTGTGATTAATACACCATCTCTCCTCCCACATTCGTCCGACCGAGACGCTGGTACTCTCATCGAGCCCCGGCAATGCATCCTAACGCAGTGATGCTGGCGGTGGTCCTTTTGGGGAACTTGATGCTGCCTTTCATCTCGGCTCAAAACGGTAAGAAAGCAGATATGACCATGGCATAATTGTAAACATTGCGTTTAGGGAAAGTGACTTGACTTTTGTGAGGACGCCCGAGCGAAATTCTGAAGAGGATTTTGACTTGAGTGTGACTGCGTTAAAGCTACTACTACAGTTCCACGCATCTCGACAATAAGGCCAGAGTTAGACGCCGACACATGAGCTTCAATAACTGACCACAAAACGGAACTCTTAACTAATTAACTATACAGAAAACTGACGTTGTTGTGACGTTTTTGCAAGGTTATTTACTGTCAACTGAGTATAGagtactgtatactgt carries:
- the LOC120556290 gene encoding calcium homeostasis modulator protein 6 — encoded protein: MESRQQWLTRLKNELSNSPLVSNVAFGFILMGLEKLVELEFECPCNPTWNGVFSSAFFIIPAVMAFTLMLIIQGCRCDMWCRKPVTLSSFVPAIVWLILLFLDGQYFACAMTDWEGRFVLVDKAAPQKWCEPISEGDVTPQELMLRSQQLFVFSQVIGIILLIFICVGLVVYVIRESCEQEVEMEDADVAELTVLRMSSLRTRTS